In a single window of the Acinetobacter tibetensis genome:
- a CDS encoding RidA family protein, translated as MTVQRLHVEKRFSEIAISGNLVHLAGQLAADTSLDIKGQTQQTLDIIDRFLADAGTDKRHILSVMIFLKDIENDYAGMNEVWDAWCADMQALPRTCVEAKMYTPDVLVEMTVTAVRPE; from the coding sequence ATGACGGTTCAACGTTTACATGTCGAAAAGCGTTTTTCTGAAATAGCCATTTCAGGTAACTTGGTTCATCTTGCAGGTCAACTTGCAGCAGATACCAGTCTCGATATTAAAGGACAAACCCAACAGACCTTAGACATTATTGATCGTTTTCTTGCCGATGCAGGCACAGATAAGCGCCATATTTTGTCGGTCATGATTTTTTTGAAAGATATTGAAAATGATTATGCAGGCATGAATGAAGTTTGGGATGCATGGTGCGCAGATATGCAAGCACTGCCTCGTACCTGTGTTGAAGCAAAAATGTACACACCAGATGTATTGGTTGAAATGACCGTGACTGCCGTCCGTCCAGAGTAA
- the dinB gene encoding DNA polymerase IV, protein MRKIIHIDMDAFFASVELRDRPDLQHLPVVISSHHPRAVIAAASYPARKFGLRSAMSMTQARKLCPQVVVIEPNFNQYREVSVQIHQIFQCYTPLIEPLSLDEAYLDVTENLYGLASATEVAQRIRAEIFQKTGLTASAGVAPNKFLAKVASDWNKPDGLCVIKPSQVQNFIQHLPLKKIPGVGKVTQEKLRQLHLETLGDLQKIEESTLIHHFGKYGHQLFLYAQGIDERPVQVERERQQISKETTFDDDFTLQQCQPYWAKLTMQVWESLNKKQLMARGVTVKLKLKNFQVLQHSKSFKTPLNNLAELTQVLDLLLSEMYIPAEYQFRLIGVGVYQLNPTDDLPQLSLW, encoded by the coding sequence ATGAGAAAAATCATACATATTGATATGGATGCGTTTTTTGCATCGGTAGAATTACGTGATCGTCCCGATCTGCAACATTTGCCTGTGGTGATTTCCTCGCATCATCCGCGTGCAGTTATTGCCGCAGCCTCTTATCCCGCACGGAAATTTGGGCTACGTTCCGCCATGTCCATGACCCAAGCGAGAAAACTCTGCCCGCAGGTTGTGGTGATTGAACCCAACTTTAATCAATATCGTGAAGTTTCCGTACAAATTCACCAAATTTTCCAATGCTATACCCCACTGATTGAACCGCTATCTCTAGACGAAGCTTATCTGGACGTTACCGAAAATTTATATGGTTTAGCCAGTGCAACTGAAGTGGCACAACGTATCCGTGCTGAAATTTTCCAAAAGACTGGTTTAACTGCTTCTGCTGGAGTCGCACCGAATAAATTTCTGGCAAAAGTTGCTTCGGATTGGAATAAACCCGATGGTCTCTGTGTCATTAAACCCAGCCAAGTACAAAATTTTATTCAGCATTTGCCCCTCAAAAAAATTCCAGGCGTCGGTAAAGTCACCCAAGAAAAATTGAGACAACTGCATTTGGAAACCTTGGGCGATTTACAGAAAATTGAGGAAAGTACCCTGATTCATCACTTTGGAAAGTATGGTCACCAATTATTTTTATATGCACAAGGTATCGATGAACGTCCTGTACAGGTGGAGCGTGAACGGCAGCAAATTTCCAAAGAAACCACATTTGATGATGATTTTACCTTACAACAATGCCAACCCTATTGGGCAAAACTCACAATGCAGGTCTGGGAAAGTTTAAATAAAAAACAGCTTATGGCACGCGGCGTAACCGTCAAACTGAAGTTAAAGAACTTTCAGGTGCTTCAACACAGTAAAAGTTTTAAAACGCCTTTAAATAATCTTGCAGAACTGACCCAAGTGTTAGACCTGTTACTCAGTGAAATGTATATTCCTGCCGAATATCAATTCCGTCTGATCGGTGTGGGTGTCTACCAATTAAATCCTACCGATGATCTGCCTCAACTAAGTCTCTGGTAA